In Halovivax gelatinilyticus, the following are encoded in one genomic region:
- a CDS encoding endonuclease NucS domain-containing protein, which translates to MPIEFGLWRIDGDERRLSSTKLDQESRLEDLIEKDPNLLGRDLLIIGRQVRTASGNFIDLLGIDADGDLHVIELKRDRTPRDVVAQALDYASWVRGQTYNDIKEIHDSYADGEAFESAFGERFNSARPEDESGVPEDVNQRHTVTIVSSELDAATERIIQYLSEEYSVPINAVRFNYYEDNNREYIGRTWLIDPKETSEQPGKKESWNGRDYYVSFGESPQRSWEDARKYGFISGGQGEWYSRTLGQLSPGDRVFVHAPSEGYVGVGEVTREKTPVKEFTVDEDGERSILKEDLDADRIDENMEDPEQREYLVGVDWTDTRPISEAYWETGMYANQNTVTKLRNQFTLNRLYDVFDVSE; encoded by the coding sequence ATGCCAATTGAGTTCGGACTCTGGCGGATCGATGGCGATGAAAGACGACTCTCCTCGACGAAACTTGATCAGGAGTCGAGGCTAGAGGACCTCATCGAGAAGGACCCAAACCTTCTCGGCCGAGATCTGCTGATAATCGGTCGGCAGGTCAGAACCGCCAGTGGAAACTTCATCGATCTGTTGGGGATCGACGCCGACGGCGACCTCCACGTGATCGAGCTCAAGCGCGATCGAACGCCCCGAGACGTCGTCGCACAGGCGCTCGATTACGCATCGTGGGTTCGGGGACAGACGTACAACGACATCAAGGAGATTCACGACAGCTACGCCGACGGAGAGGCCTTCGAATCCGCATTTGGAGAACGGTTCAACTCGGCCCGTCCGGAGGACGAATCGGGTGTCCCCGAGGACGTCAATCAGAGGCACACGGTGACGATCGTCTCCTCAGAACTCGACGCTGCGACCGAGCGTATCATCCAGTACCTCTCGGAGGAGTACAGCGTGCCCATCAATGCGGTCCGGTTCAACTACTACGAGGACAACAATCGAGAGTACATCGGACGGACGTGGCTCATCGATCCCAAAGAGACCTCCGAGCAACCAGGGAAGAAAGAATCATGGAACGGACGTGATTACTACGTTTCGTTTGGCGAGTCACCTCAACGATCCTGGGAAGATGCGAGAAAATACGGTTTCATTTCGGGAGGACAAGGTGAATGGTATAGTCGAACCCTCGGTCAACTCTCGCCCGGAGACCGCGTTTTCGTTCACGCTCCCTCAGAAGGGTACGTCGGCGTTGGAGAGGTCACCCGGGAGAAGACGCCGGTCAAGGAGTTCACCGTGGACGAGGATGGGGAGCGGAGCATTCTCAAGGAGGATCTCGATGCTGACCGGATTGACGAAAACATGGAGGATCCCGAACAACGCGAGTATCTCGTGGGTGTCGACTGGACCGACACCCGACCAATATCCGAGGCGTATTGGGAGACTGGAATGTACGCAAACCAAAATACGGTAACTAAGCTCCGGAATCAGTTCACGCTCAATCGGCTATACGACGTATTCGACGTTTCCGAGTAG
- a CDS encoding restriction endonuclease — MAEFDVDDWEDVEAEEYERMVSAIIAGQLKHEPGIHNVAHDEQYSYAFGEKQIDVLVESEGAEDEITTLVECKLHKDPIDQDILASMAFYLQYSDADQAVVVSKSGFHKGAREIAKGCDIRIFQIDEVDDEEVEPQPISTELDLTIKYPKYRHVVRVCPAGQDPHGNWTRLRDVHHGTEPWDTEILDANGYPVGETVREHLNAATESASKTGKICTEFNDEQVKIDDTRYTLLEGVSQENPSRAVSSSYLIDIADQFEIKLVDPLDDERAHRSLGDVKRDILLVDTD; from the coding sequence ATGGCTGAGTTTGACGTCGATGACTGGGAGGATGTCGAGGCCGAGGAGTACGAGCGGATGGTGTCCGCGATCATCGCCGGCCAGCTCAAACACGAACCAGGCATTCACAACGTAGCCCACGACGAGCAATATTCCTACGCGTTCGGCGAGAAGCAGATCGATGTTCTCGTCGAAAGCGAGGGTGCTGAAGACGAGATCACAACCCTGGTCGAGTGCAAACTGCACAAGGACCCGATCGATCAGGACATCCTCGCGAGCATGGCCTTCTATCTCCAGTACTCGGATGCAGACCAGGCAGTCGTGGTGTCGAAAAGTGGATTCCATAAAGGCGCACGGGAGATCGCGAAAGGATGCGATATCCGGATCTTCCAGATCGACGAGGTTGACGACGAGGAGGTGGAACCGCAGCCGATTTCCACGGAATTAGATCTCACTATCAAGTATCCGAAGTACCGGCACGTCGTTCGTGTTTGTCCTGCAGGTCAAGACCCTCACGGAAACTGGACCAGGCTTCGTGACGTTCATCACGGCACCGAACCATGGGATACCGAGATTCTGGATGCCAACGGCTATCCGGTCGGTGAAACGGTCCGAGAACACCTCAATGCGGCGACGGAATCTGCTTCAAAGACCGGGAAGATATGCACGGAGTTCAATGACGAGCAGGTGAAGATCGACGACACGCGCTACACGCTGCTGGAAGGAGTATCACAGGAAAACCCATCCAGAGCTGTATCCTCCAGCTACCTGATCGATATTGCTGATCAGTTCGAAATCAAGCTTGTCGATCCGCTGGATGACGAGAGAGCGCATCGATCACTTGGCGACGTGAAACGTGATATCTTACTTGTCGATACTGACTAG
- a CDS encoding ATP-binding protein, with the protein MSSKEYPSLFKACTPREDVLEGTLQEDQFAASLATVAHSPDDAAPVYRDPGKFFEMTYPTDGLRTLLSNLTGRFLAGEEYGDRYSSSILCLDTRFGGGKTHDLIASYHLATDPTSVENLERHLKDDDEELATTYRDAVEDGLSVDTAVFIGGKVDALNARSGRLDPNAPNTRTMWGEIAYQLYGLNGYEYLKEHDQGRNAPGGNTLRGLFEIGDGPALILIDEIAAYLEAAHAIEVGNTTLASQTLTFMLGLLETASEVDDVTVVYSIADTAFEEEAEEIRSLADDLNQIGRRQHKTVTPTSENEVGKVLQHRLFEDIDREEAGAVTESYFQFYTDSDRQFPQEATDASFVDRLEREYPFHPTIIDTLTEKIDTIPKFQRTRGALKLLARSVYYLWNHQPEHYDRHWIRLYDLTPADNAPDGSIDSTLHETLFEFVDLSAAVSADIYNDEETAHAQLEDRKWTEKGIPRLGSHLTTTVLWHSLAYGEQATGLTRAEMNAALGHPDIRFDNYDSALEALAGGDMTVACYYLYDEERVRFKSDPNLIRIIDQRVDNTPDAHARARFKSRLENEVGSGGFETVEFPEASADLEDKVSMPQLAIMHMDTAPVGDGGSEVPDKIQTLYEKSASKHGGQVQSRVYKNYVLFLAPDEERVRSGIDEARQLEAIEALLDDSQQTADLSTEQIEELRERRDRTHGLLGELVRGVYRHLFYVDRDGLTHITINATEANGGTTLVNAVEETLEDRLIRADASAKGTAFFKQKLWQQTQDNMTTQQLVTQFAKKPGLPYLLNTKPLRKTVERMVDDSGYVYWDGDSGTVYWDGDEDDNPANWNEPGPLSESPDVRTSIQNSDVAIGDEYVVYTDIEAFLDVHGETIERPEVPDSEGEEVSDEDTGSVGTTIGGTSADGDTDQIEIGTSVDTAAPSEWDHATSLMAASRAFKEVRAEALSSEGSDRGPGLSRVTLEVGGEDQLSKGSFIAQQGPFKERAEDVSVRMRYETASPSDATYEATFQGGIDEFSRVTNQPDPFGDTVRVDLKFRVDMTEPEPITDEEEDLLAELEAALGQTNIDVKLQAQGPTEMTHEVEQ; encoded by the coding sequence ATGAGTTCCAAAGAGTATCCAAGCCTATTCAAAGCGTGCACACCTCGAGAGGATGTCCTAGAAGGAACGCTCCAAGAAGACCAGTTCGCGGCAAGCCTGGCAACTGTCGCGCACTCTCCGGACGATGCCGCACCGGTCTACCGCGATCCCGGGAAGTTCTTCGAGATGACGTACCCGACGGATGGGCTCAGGACGTTACTCAGTAACCTCACGGGACGCTTCCTCGCTGGTGAGGAGTATGGAGACCGGTACTCCAGTAGCATTCTGTGTCTCGACACTCGGTTCGGTGGCGGGAAAACACACGATCTCATCGCGTCGTATCACCTCGCAACGGATCCAACGAGTGTCGAGAACCTCGAGAGACATCTCAAAGACGATGACGAGGAACTCGCTACAACGTATCGGGATGCTGTCGAAGATGGGCTTTCCGTCGACACAGCAGTTTTCATTGGTGGAAAAGTCGACGCCCTTAACGCACGTAGCGGACGGTTGGATCCGAATGCACCGAACACCCGAACAATGTGGGGTGAAATTGCGTACCAACTTTACGGTCTCAACGGATACGAATACCTCAAAGAGCACGACCAGGGTCGGAACGCGCCAGGTGGAAACACGCTCAGAGGACTCTTCGAAATTGGCGACGGACCGGCACTGATACTCATCGACGAGATCGCCGCCTATCTCGAGGCGGCGCACGCTATCGAAGTTGGCAACACGACACTCGCGAGCCAGACGCTGACGTTCATGCTCGGCCTATTAGAAACTGCCTCAGAGGTCGACGATGTCACTGTCGTATACAGCATCGCGGACACTGCATTTGAAGAGGAAGCCGAAGAGATTCGATCGCTTGCCGACGATCTCAACCAGATCGGCCGTCGCCAGCACAAGACCGTTACTCCGACATCCGAAAACGAGGTCGGAAAGGTACTCCAGCATCGGCTCTTCGAAGACATCGACCGAGAAGAAGCCGGAGCGGTGACAGAATCGTACTTCCAGTTCTACACGGATAGTGACCGACAATTCCCCCAGGAAGCCACCGACGCGAGCTTCGTCGATCGCCTCGAACGAGAGTATCCGTTCCACCCGACGATCATCGATACGCTCACTGAGAAGATCGACACAATCCCCAAGTTCCAGCGAACGCGAGGGGCATTGAAGCTCCTCGCTCGATCGGTCTACTACCTCTGGAATCATCAGCCCGAACACTACGATCGCCACTGGATTCGGTTGTACGATCTCACCCCCGCGGACAATGCGCCCGACGGGAGTATCGACTCGACACTTCACGAGACGCTGTTCGAGTTCGTCGACCTGAGTGCAGCGGTCTCCGCAGACATCTACAACGACGAGGAGACTGCACACGCCCAGCTCGAGGATCGAAAGTGGACGGAGAAGGGCATTCCCCGTCTCGGCAGTCATCTCACGACCACCGTCCTCTGGCACAGTCTCGCCTACGGTGAGCAAGCAACCGGGCTCACGCGAGCGGAGATGAACGCAGCACTCGGTCATCCAGACATCCGCTTCGACAATTACGACTCCGCACTAGAGGCGTTAGCGGGCGGCGATATGACCGTGGCGTGTTACTACCTATACGACGAGGAACGGGTGCGTTTCAAGTCCGATCCGAACCTGATCCGGATCATCGATCAGCGTGTCGATAACACGCCCGATGCACACGCCCGAGCGCGGTTCAAGTCTCGACTAGAGAACGAGGTCGGTTCTGGAGGCTTCGAAACGGTGGAGTTTCCGGAAGCATCGGCCGATCTGGAAGACAAAGTGTCGATGCCACAGCTTGCGATCATGCACATGGATACGGCGCCGGTCGGGGACGGCGGCTCTGAGGTGCCGGACAAGATCCAGACACTATACGAAAAGTCCGCCTCGAAACACGGTGGACAGGTCCAGAGCCGCGTCTACAAGAACTACGTCCTCTTCCTCGCACCCGACGAAGAACGAGTCCGGAGTGGGATCGACGAAGCCAGACAGCTCGAGGCGATCGAGGCGTTGCTCGATGATTCCCAGCAGACTGCGGACCTATCGACCGAACAGATCGAGGAACTCAGGGAGCGCAGAGACCGGACGCACGGGCTTCTCGGCGAACTTGTGCGAGGGGTCTACCGGCATCTCTTCTACGTCGATCGGGACGGGCTCACCCACATCACGATCAACGCAACCGAGGCCAACGGCGGGACGACGCTCGTTAACGCGGTCGAGGAGACGCTCGAGGACCGGTTGATCCGCGCCGACGCGAGCGCGAAGGGGACGGCGTTTTTCAAACAGAAGCTTTGGCAGCAGACCCAGGACAACATGACGACCCAGCAGCTCGTCACCCAGTTCGCGAAGAAACCCGGCCTGCCCTATCTCTTAAATACGAAGCCGCTGCGAAAGACGGTAGAACGCATGGTCGACGATTCGGGATACGTCTACTGGGACGGAGATAGCGGGACGGTCTACTGGGATGGGGACGAAGACGACAATCCGGCGAACTGGAACGAGCCGGGGCCACTCTCCGAGTCACCCGACGTCCGGACGTCGATCCAGAACTCGGACGTCGCGATCGGTGACGAGTACGTCGTCTATACGGACATCGAAGCGTTCCTCGACGTTCACGGTGAGACGATCGAACGGCCGGAAGTGCCCGACTCAGAGGGGGAAGAAGTATCCGACGAGGACACGGGTTCCGTTGGGACGACTATCGGCGGAACGTCGGCAGACGGAGATACCGACCAAATAGAGATCGGAACGAGCGTGGATACGGCAGCACCGTCCGAGTGGGATCACGCGACGAGCCTGATGGCCGCCTCGAGAGCATTCAAAGAGGTCCGGGCGGAAGCCCTGTCCAGTGAAGGATCCGACAGAGGTCCCGGACTGTCGCGAGTGACGCTCGAGGTCGGAGGTGAGGACCAGCTCTCGAAAGGCTCGTTCATCGCCCAGCAGGGCCCGTTCAAGGAACGAGCCGAGGACGTCTCGGTCAGGATGCGCTACGAAACGGCATCCCCGTCGGACGCGACCTACGAAGCGACGTTCCAGGGCGGCATCGACGAGTTCTCCCGAGTCACGAATCAGCCGGACCCCTTCGGTGACACGGTGCGAGTTGACCTGAAGTTCAGAGTCGATATGACCGAACCTGAGCCGATCACGGACGAGGAGGAAGATTTACTCGCGGAACTCGAAGCCGCGCTTGGACAGACCAACATCGACGTGAAGTTACAGGCTCAAGGGCCGACCGAGATGACCCACGAGGTCGAGCAATGA
- a CDS encoding DUF7680 family protein has translation MTSQSSLESALTPSKGQLGAGRLGSSVYGGRPNFVLVRRDDAEGATHTLYELLPAEQATARSDRLERTVQNRQLVIEPFEDVLVESDSPEVDRWDWEDWTAVKIRRLSGSRLRSILPLIHETLDAAGVNDSSVVGSGQGEAFLPESAGIRLALGFLGVKPIQRVDRMRSFCRGIARMSDEECYYWHAKCRSPSSPNGEKALRVLLTDHIN, from the coding sequence ATGACGTCACAGTCGTCACTGGAGTCGGCACTAACCCCATCAAAGGGCCAGCTCGGAGCTGGAAGACTCGGCAGTAGCGTCTACGGTGGGCGTCCAAATTTCGTACTTGTTCGGCGTGACGATGCTGAGGGGGCTACGCATACGCTGTATGAGCTATTGCCCGCGGAGCAGGCGACGGCCCGAAGCGATCGACTCGAACGAACGGTTCAGAATCGTCAACTTGTGATCGAACCCTTCGAGGATGTCCTGGTCGAGTCGGACTCCCCCGAGGTCGATCGCTGGGATTGGGAAGACTGGACGGCGGTGAAGATTAGACGACTATCCGGCAGTCGATTGCGGTCGATCCTGCCGCTGATTCACGAGACACTGGACGCTGCAGGAGTCAACGACTCGAGTGTGGTGGGCTCCGGACAGGGTGAGGCATTTCTCCCAGAGTCCGCCGGGATCCGGCTCGCGCTGGGCTTTCTCGGCGTGAAGCCGATCCAGCGAGTCGATCGGATGCGGTCGTTCTGTCGGGGGATCGCACGGATGAGCGACGAGGAGTGTTACTACTGGCACGCAAAGTGTCGGTCCCCCTCAAGTCCGAATGGGGAGAAGGCACTTCGAGTTCTGTTAACTGACCATATCAATTAA
- a CDS encoding DUF1156 domain-containing protein, with protein MTEQPCFSKELESLAIEGNIPLKAVGVENLKEANPSSMPPHRYLHPWFARRPTPASRLAILTSILPASTTSDELLQLMQIGPNEDIDGSIEEYVTEKKLTEDERSGNLRDHYGYPRLHVQTPTEKEIESFHQILRETWDGELPTVMDPTAGGGVIPFESLRYELPTKANELNPVPTVILRIMLEYAPNVGSLDQEIRKWAERIDEKAQEQLSEYFPNNDSENKIDCYVCTHTIECPTCGTKIPLVSKWSLRTRWDANDVFIRPEVNDDGSVSYHHVKEDGNEDSSDFDHGNGPVSRGGDAECLDCGVVTESEEVRNKFKNGEFEFETYAVRYLTSSGDHGFRAPQKEDIEALEKINGRTESDYELATFLTTPIPDGAKTTEPKKHGLTHWRDAFSPRQLVSFFEYLESYNHFKGDIRDEYDNETADAILAILSLVAGKVIDRNSRFAPWDTTKGVPSNALGGKHLTLQKSFPVVNMSTQGIGSYLSSMNRIIESYEELVNYLPAGSDPAEVVCGDAADLPFDDDSIQAAIMDPPYYSSVMYAELSDIFYVLLKEHLEDVFPLNFDTDLTNKDEEAVANPSRFEAIASANSSNRELASEHYEKKMSDIFSEVYRVLEPGGVMTVMFTHKETDAWDTLTMSLINSGFTITSTHPITSEMPARIDTQGSGSADSTLFLVGRKPVSELTTDNTPSLWTDVKSDTRNVAKRAARDLIDSTLNLTKTDVIISAFGPTLRTFAESYPVVDDEDNEVQPRRALEEAREAVTQVLVDEYLAAEGINELDDVTEWYILCWLVHEAETFSYDEGHQLGLGIGVDIDEIKRSTKTWRKSRGDISLRGHDDRVQNINEKPENRSSRIPVNPDDLSFSLALDKVHAAMHVYDVQGESACCDWLRERNFDTDSTFKATLKALLQVLPHDHDDWELARDLAVGRTRDMLNLQFSPNVFADENNETKQSKLGDH; from the coding sequence ATGACTGAACAACCTTGCTTTTCGAAAGAACTGGAGTCGCTTGCGATCGAGGGGAATATTCCACTAAAAGCAGTTGGTGTTGAGAATCTTAAAGAAGCAAATCCTAGTTCTATGCCGCCCCATCGTTATCTTCACCCCTGGTTTGCCCGGCGACCTACACCTGCCTCACGGCTTGCGATTCTAACTTCCATATTACCTGCCTCCACCACTTCAGATGAACTTCTACAGCTAATGCAAATAGGGCCGAATGAAGATATTGATGGAAGTATTGAAGAATATGTCACAGAGAAGAAGTTGACTGAAGATGAACGTAGTGGAAATCTCAGAGATCATTATGGATATCCTCGTCTACATGTCCAAACACCGACAGAAAAGGAGATAGAATCATTCCATCAGATACTTCGAGAGACGTGGGATGGAGAATTGCCGACTGTAATGGATCCGACAGCAGGGGGTGGCGTCATTCCATTCGAATCATTGCGTTACGAGTTGCCAACTAAAGCAAATGAACTCAATCCTGTCCCAACCGTAATCCTGCGAATAATGTTGGAATATGCGCCTAATGTTGGTTCGTTAGATCAGGAAATTCGAAAATGGGCTGAAAGGATCGATGAAAAGGCTCAGGAACAATTATCAGAATATTTCCCCAATAACGACTCTGAGAATAAAATTGACTGTTACGTTTGTACGCATACGATAGAATGTCCTACCTGTGGTACTAAGATTCCTCTTGTGTCAAAATGGTCACTCCGCACAAGGTGGGATGCTAATGACGTGTTCATCCGACCTGAAGTAAATGACGATGGTTCTGTCAGCTATCATCACGTCAAGGAAGATGGTAATGAAGACAGTAGCGACTTTGACCATGGAAACGGTCCCGTTTCACGTGGAGGAGACGCTGAATGTCTTGACTGTGGTGTCGTAACAGAATCTGAGGAGGTCAGGAATAAGTTCAAAAATGGTGAATTTGAGTTCGAAACGTATGCGGTTAGATACCTAACGAGTTCTGGTGATCATGGTTTCCGTGCGCCACAGAAGGAGGATATCGAGGCTTTAGAAAAAATAAATGGTCGAACGGAATCCGACTACGAGTTGGCTACCTTCCTTACAACACCTATTCCTGATGGAGCAAAAACGACAGAGCCAAAGAAACATGGACTAACGCATTGGAGAGATGCATTCAGCCCTCGTCAATTAGTTTCGTTTTTTGAATATCTGGAATCATATAACCATTTTAAGGGTGATATTCGGGATGAATATGATAACGAAACTGCAGATGCAATATTGGCGATACTATCTCTTGTAGCGGGCAAAGTAATCGATCGAAATTCTCGATTTGCTCCTTGGGATACTACAAAAGGTGTCCCATCAAATGCCCTCGGTGGTAAGCATCTAACTCTCCAGAAGTCTTTCCCAGTCGTGAACATGTCGACCCAGGGTATTGGAAGCTATCTATCCTCAATGAACCGAATTATCGAATCGTATGAGGAACTTGTGAATTACTTGCCGGCTGGAAGTGACCCCGCTGAAGTCGTTTGTGGAGATGCTGCAGACCTACCGTTTGACGACGACAGTATACAGGCCGCAATTATGGATCCGCCGTACTATAGCAGTGTAATGTATGCCGAACTTTCAGATATATTTTATGTTCTATTAAAAGAACACCTTGAAGATGTTTTTCCGTTGAATTTTGATACTGACTTGACTAATAAGGATGAAGAAGCTGTGGCGAATCCTAGTCGCTTTGAAGCCATAGCTAGTGCCAACTCATCAAATAGAGAACTCGCAAGCGAGCATTACGAAAAGAAAATGAGCGACATCTTTTCTGAAGTCTACCGTGTGCTTGAACCCGGTGGTGTGATGACTGTCATGTTCACTCATAAAGAGACTGATGCGTGGGATACTTTAACTATGTCGCTGATAAATTCAGGCTTTACAATCACTTCCACACATCCAATTACGAGTGAAATGCCAGCTCGGATCGACACACAGGGAAGCGGGTCTGCTGATAGTACATTGTTCTTAGTCGGGAGAAAACCGGTTTCAGAGTTGACTACCGATAATACTCCATCACTATGGACCGACGTGAAATCAGATACACGTAACGTCGCTAAGAGAGCAGCTCGAGACCTCATCGACTCCACTCTGAATCTCACAAAAACGGATGTTATAATTAGTGCGTTTGGACCCACGTTACGGACATTTGCTGAGTCATATCCCGTCGTCGACGACGAAGACAACGAAGTGCAACCGCGACGTGCTCTCGAGGAAGCCCGCGAGGCCGTCACGCAAGTCCTTGTCGACGAATACCTTGCGGCAGAGGGAATCAACGAACTCGACGACGTGACCGAGTGGTACATCCTCTGCTGGCTCGTTCACGAGGCCGAGACGTTCTCCTACGATGAGGGCCACCAACTTGGGCTCGGGATCGGCGTCGACATCGACGAGATCAAGCGCTCCACGAAGACCTGGCGTAAGAGCCGTGGGGACATCTCCCTTCGCGGCCACGACGATCGCGTTCAGAACATAAACGAGAAGCCAGAGAACCGCTCGAGTCGTATCCCTGTGAACCCTGACGATCTCTCCTTCAGCCTCGCGCTGGACAAAGTCCACGCCGCGATGCACGTCTACGATGTCCAGGGCGAGAGCGCCTGCTGTGACTGGCTCCGAGAACGGAATTTCGACACCGACTCAACGTTCAAAGCGACACTCAAAGCACTCCTCCAGGTGCTCCCCCACGATCACGATGACTGGGAGTTGGCGCGTGATCTTGCTGTCGGACGAACGCGGGACATGCTCAATCTCCAGTTCAGTCCGAATGTCTTCGCTGACGAGAACAACGAGACGAAGCAGTCGAAGTTGGGTGACCACTGA